A region of uncultured Anaeromusa sp. DNA encodes the following proteins:
- the nadE gene encoding NAD(+) synthase, with product MPIIALAQMQVRPGHPARNLACMLQLIDEARQKGAALIVFPEMSLPGYLLGDVWEQPAFLRDCEACGAEVIAASQNITVVFGNIAIDWQRLNEDGRPRKYNALFAARDGRLIAPPHSPYPFVIKTLLPNYREFDDSRHFFSLRQLAEESGLPLAQLAQPLSLPIGDRVFNTACLICEDGWDADYIVQPLHLQQRCGKLDLIINISSSPFTLGKNNKRHRVFGAQAARYEAPLLYLNQVGLQNNGKTVYTFDGNSSLYDAQGRLRYSAPAFKAGLHLVSLENLPAQFPAMAPDDTGTIVQALRYGIRQFLQQTGLSRVVIGASGGIDSAVSAALYRSVLEPEQLFLINMPSRFNSATTKDLAAQLAQRLGCYYAVVPVQDSLELTMRQFSSLRCLDSPLPLPDLTLSSFVQENIQARDRSSRILAAAAAAWGGGFTCNANKSELTVGYSTLYGDQAGFLAVLGDLWKYQVYDAARFLNDHIYQHEVIPQATIDLIPSAELSAAQNVDEGKGDPLIYPYHDRLFHAFMERWQRATPEDILGWYSDNTLAEQLGCSPELLKMHFSDPAVFIADLERWWNLYSGMGIAKRIQAPPVLAISRRAYGFDHREAQNGPYYTRRYHQLKKQILKERR from the coding sequence GTGCCGATTATCGCCCTTGCGCAAATGCAGGTTCGCCCAGGACATCCGGCGAGAAACCTTGCTTGTATGCTGCAGCTTATTGACGAAGCCCGTCAGAAAGGTGCGGCTCTAATTGTATTCCCCGAAATGTCGCTCCCGGGGTATCTGCTGGGAGATGTCTGGGAACAGCCTGCCTTTCTCCGCGACTGTGAAGCTTGCGGCGCCGAAGTCATCGCTGCCAGTCAGAATATTACTGTTGTTTTTGGCAACATAGCTATTGATTGGCAGCGCCTCAACGAAGACGGACGCCCGCGCAAATATAATGCTCTTTTTGCGGCCAGAGATGGCCGCCTGATAGCTCCGCCGCATTCCCCTTACCCCTTTGTCATTAAAACTTTACTGCCTAATTACCGTGAGTTCGATGACAGCCGTCATTTTTTCAGTCTCCGGCAGTTAGCGGAAGAAAGCGGCCTGCCTCTAGCACAATTGGCGCAGCCGCTTTCACTGCCTATCGGTGATCGCGTTTTCAATACCGCCTGCCTCATCTGCGAAGACGGTTGGGATGCAGACTATATTGTCCAGCCCTTGCATCTGCAACAACGCTGCGGCAAATTAGATCTTATTATCAACATTTCCAGTTCGCCCTTCACCTTAGGCAAAAACAACAAACGACATCGCGTTTTTGGCGCTCAGGCAGCCAGGTATGAAGCACCGTTGCTCTACCTTAACCAAGTAGGCCTGCAAAACAACGGTAAAACCGTATACACTTTTGACGGCAACAGCAGTCTTTATGACGCCCAGGGCCGCCTTCGTTATAGCGCTCCTGCTTTTAAAGCAGGGCTGCATCTAGTCTCTTTGGAAAATCTTCCCGCTCAATTTCCTGCCATGGCCCCTGACGATACAGGAACGATTGTCCAAGCTCTACGCTACGGCATTCGTCAATTTTTACAGCAAACCGGCCTTTCCCGCGTGGTCATTGGCGCTTCCGGCGGTATCGACTCTGCGGTATCTGCAGCGCTATACCGCTCCGTGTTAGAACCGGAGCAGTTGTTTCTCATCAACATGCCCAGTCGGTTCAATTCGGCTACTACGAAGGATTTGGCGGCTCAATTGGCTCAACGCCTAGGTTGTTATTACGCCGTTGTACCGGTGCAAGACTCCTTAGAGCTGACAATGCGCCAGTTCAGCTCGCTCCGCTGCCTGGACAGCCCACTGCCCTTACCAGATCTAACTCTGTCATCCTTTGTCCAGGAAAACATCCAAGCCCGTGACCGATCTAGCCGCATTCTGGCTGCTGCTGCAGCCGCCTGGGGAGGCGGTTTTACTTGCAATGCCAATAAGAGCGAACTTACCGTAGGTTACTCGACACTGTACGGCGATCAAGCCGGTTTCCTCGCCGTACTGGGCGATTTATGGAAATACCAGGTGTATGATGCCGCCCGTTTCCTCAATGACCACATCTATCAACACGAAGTTATTCCTCAAGCCACCATTGACCTAATCCCTAGTGCAGAACTATCTGCTGCGCAAAATGTAGATGAAGGCAAAGGAGATCCTCTTATTTATCCTTATCACGATCGCTTATTCCACGCTTTCATGGAACGTTGGCAGCGAGCTACACCGGAAGATATATTGGGTTGGTACAGCGATAATACGCTGGCCGAGCAACTTGGCTGTTCACCCGAATTGCTTAAAATGCATTTCAGCGATCCTGCCGTTTTTATTGCCGATTTGGAGCGTTGGTGGAACCTTTACAGCGGCATGGGCATAGCCAAACGCATTCAAGCTCCCCCCGTCCTGGCCATCAGCCGCCGTGCGTATGGCTTTGATCATCGGGAAGCGCAAAACGGTCCTTACTATACCCGCCGTTACCACCAACTAAAAAAACAAATATTAAAAGAAAGAAGGTAA
- a CDS encoding GNAT family protein, whose amino-acid sequence MLRGHRVTLRPISEEDLPLLWRLGNDINAKGSYWPAELYTETELKQKFNEHGLWQETAGTMLIVDAQTDRLLGELYYFKGLLYQAGLEVGYRLYRPEDRGKGYMTEALQLFIAFLFASRPLPRLQLNVLKGNQASRIVAERCGFQYEGTLRQAVFHMGTYLDLEMFSMLRSEAPSLEELLKDPAVRNNK is encoded by the coding sequence ATGCTCCGTGGACATCGCGTCACCTTGCGCCCTATTTCCGAAGAAGACTTGCCTCTGCTTTGGCGTTTGGGCAATGATATTAATGCCAAAGGCAGCTATTGGCCCGCCGAACTCTACACAGAAACCGAATTGAAACAAAAATTTAATGAGCATGGCCTCTGGCAGGAAACTGCCGGAACCATGCTCATCGTTGACGCCCAGACGGATCGTTTGCTAGGAGAATTGTATTATTTTAAGGGCCTCCTCTACCAGGCCGGCCTGGAAGTCGGCTACCGTCTGTACCGTCCTGAAGACCGCGGCAAAGGCTATATGACTGAAGCCCTGCAGCTTTTCATCGCCTTTCTCTTTGCCTCTCGCCCTCTGCCTCGTTTGCAACTGAACGTCTTGAAAGGCAACCAAGCTAGCCGCATCGTAGCTGAGCGCTGCGGTTTCCAGTATGAAGGTACATTGCGTCAAGCGGTGTTCCATATGGGAACGTATCTGGATCTAGAAATGTTCTCTATGCTCCGCTCCGAAGCGCCTTCGCTAGAAGAACTCCTCAAAGACCCTGCTGTTAGAAACAACAAATAG
- the trpB gene encoding tryptophan synthase subunit beta → MSKGRFGLHGGQYVPETLMNAVLELEKAYKCYKEDPEFVAELTELLNDYAGRPSRLYYAAKMTQDLGGAKIYLKREDLNHTGSHKINNVLGQVLLAKRMGKKRVIAETGAGQHGVATATAAALMGLECEIYMGKEDTERQVLNVYRMELLGATVHEVTSGTQTLKDAVNETLREWTSRVDDTHYVMGSVMGPHPFPTIVRDFQSVIGREVKAQMLEKEGKLPDAVLACVGGGSNAMGLFYDFIEDKGVRLIGCEAAGRGVDTAETAATMATGSVGIFHGMKSYFCQDEYGQIAPVYSISAGLDYPGVGPEHSQLRDLGRAEYVPVTDDEAVEAFEYLSRTEGVIPAIESSHAVAYAMKLAPTLAKDKTLVICLSGRGDKDVAAIARYKGVEIYE, encoded by the coding sequence ATGAGTAAAGGAAGATTTGGACTTCATGGAGGGCAATATGTGCCAGAGACACTGATGAATGCAGTGTTGGAATTGGAGAAAGCTTACAAGTGCTACAAGGAAGATCCGGAATTTGTCGCTGAGCTGACGGAACTGCTCAACGACTACGCAGGACGTCCGTCGCGCCTTTATTACGCTGCTAAGATGACTCAAGATTTAGGGGGCGCTAAGATTTATCTCAAACGAGAAGATCTGAACCATACAGGCTCGCATAAAATCAATAATGTCTTGGGCCAAGTTCTTTTGGCCAAGCGCATGGGAAAAAAACGCGTTATTGCCGAGACTGGCGCTGGGCAGCACGGTGTGGCGACAGCCACAGCGGCAGCCTTAATGGGGCTGGAATGTGAGATCTACATGGGCAAAGAAGACACCGAGCGTCAGGTGCTTAACGTATATCGCATGGAGCTTTTGGGAGCTACGGTTCATGAAGTGACAAGCGGGACACAGACTCTGAAAGATGCCGTCAATGAAACGCTGCGGGAATGGACGAGCCGGGTAGATGATACGCATTATGTGATGGGCTCGGTTATGGGACCGCATCCGTTCCCGACTATTGTGCGCGACTTTCAAAGCGTTATTGGCCGCGAGGTTAAGGCGCAGATGTTGGAAAAGGAAGGGAAACTTCCTGATGCTGTGTTGGCTTGCGTGGGCGGCGGCAGCAATGCGATGGGTTTATTCTATGACTTTATCGAAGACAAGGGTGTGCGGTTGATCGGCTGTGAAGCCGCTGGGCGAGGCGTAGATACGGCGGAGACCGCAGCGACCATGGCGACCGGATCTGTGGGGATTTTCCACGGAATGAAATCGTATTTCTGTCAAGACGAGTACGGACAGATTGCGCCGGTCTACTCAATTTCTGCTGGACTTGATTATCCTGGTGTAGGGCCGGAGCACTCCCAACTGCGGGATTTGGGGCGGGCAGAATATGTGCCGGTGACCGACGATGAAGCAGTAGAAGCTTTTGAATATTTGTCACGCACGGAAGGCGTCATTCCGGCTATTGAGAGTTCTCATGCGGTAGCGTATGCGATGAAGCTAGCGCCTACACTGGCTAAAGACAAGACCTTGGTCATTTGCCTTTCCGGACGGGGCGACAAAGATGTGGCCGCCATTGCACGCTATAAGGGGGTAGAAATTTATGAATAA
- a CDS encoding diguanylate cyclase → MRYPLEPFRRNYFFVFLLVLALALTLFQLQKNSDFTHSAQEVQAAARSPHFLELYIYNDDWLLLTCILITLILTLLSFFLLRDHLRLATALQAAHEANEKLSCQESLLRAIYDSSGLSLLLLDSERNILYANQCIADLFQKSPTEVLGTDYCLYLEPSMREESKRNFHQALVHPQQPVFVERSHQLPDGNIIWYRAASRAFLDHEGKASGVVVVVEDITERRREEASLRLARTVFETSPVAIVVTDAQHRIVSANAAYVRISGYTLPEVLGEKKTMLLIGKQNSAFYRDMLHTIRAQGHWNGEVVSRRKSGEVYPQMLSIAQVLDKNNAIAYYVSMFLDITERQQAEERIRYLAHHDYLTNLPNRVLFLEKSAQALILARRYHRQLGILFIDLDRFKPINDNYGHDAGDALLCAIAHRLRKAIRKSDTVCRQGGDEFVILLPEIKDRESLAGLAETLLQLIEQPCAFEEHQLQVSASIGIATYPENGNAVDEIIQSADSAMYAAKAHPETHICFAPPKAQKE, encoded by the coding sequence ATGCGCTACCCTCTTGAGCCTTTTAGACGCAACTATTTTTTTGTTTTTCTTTTAGTCTTAGCCTTAGCTTTGACCCTGTTCCAACTCCAGAAGAATTCAGATTTTACCCACTCTGCGCAGGAGGTTCAGGCAGCTGCCCGCAGCCCTCATTTTCTGGAACTTTATATCTACAATGACGACTGGCTGCTGCTTACATGCATCCTGATTACTTTGATTTTAACACTGCTTAGCTTTTTCTTGCTGCGAGACCATCTGCGCTTGGCGACAGCGCTGCAGGCGGCCCATGAAGCCAACGAAAAGCTCTCCTGCCAAGAATCCTTATTGCGCGCCATCTACGACAGTTCCGGCCTTTCCCTCTTATTACTGGACTCGGAACGCAATATTCTCTATGCCAATCAATGCATCGCCGATTTATTTCAAAAATCACCTACCGAAGTGTTGGGTACCGATTATTGCCTCTACTTAGAGCCAAGTATGCGCGAAGAAAGCAAACGCAATTTTCACCAAGCCCTAGTTCACCCCCAGCAGCCTGTTTTTGTCGAACGCAGCCATCAACTACCTGACGGAAATATCATCTGGTATCGCGCCGCCAGCCGCGCTTTTTTAGATCATGAAGGAAAAGCAAGCGGCGTAGTCGTAGTTGTCGAAGACATCACCGAACGGCGCCGTGAAGAAGCGTCGTTGCGTTTGGCTCGCACCGTATTTGAAACCAGCCCAGTCGCCATCGTTGTAACGGACGCACAGCACCGCATCGTTTCCGCGAATGCCGCTTATGTCCGCATATCTGGCTATACTTTGCCGGAAGTTCTTGGTGAAAAAAAGACAATGCTCCTTATTGGCAAGCAAAACAGCGCTTTTTACCGAGATATGCTGCATACCATCCGCGCACAAGGCCATTGGAACGGCGAAGTAGTCAGCCGCCGCAAAAGCGGCGAAGTATATCCGCAAATGTTATCTATCGCACAGGTCTTGGATAAAAATAATGCTATTGCTTATTACGTCAGCATGTTCCTTGATATTACCGAACGTCAACAGGCAGAAGAAAGAATCCGATACTTAGCCCATCATGACTACCTGACAAATTTGCCAAATCGCGTGCTGTTTTTAGAAAAATCAGCTCAGGCTTTGATCCTGGCTAGGCGTTACCATCGACAGCTCGGCATCCTGTTCATCGATTTGGATCGTTTCAAGCCTATTAATGACAATTACGGTCATGACGCTGGAGATGCCCTGCTCTGCGCCATCGCTCACCGTCTCCGCAAAGCCATTCGTAAGTCCGACACGGTCTGCCGTCAAGGCGGCGATGAATTCGTTATCCTGTTGCCGGAAATAAAAGACCGCGAAAGTTTGGCCGGCTTGGCAGAAACACTGCTGCAGCTCATTGAACAGCCCTGCGCCTTCGAAGAACATCAGCTTCAAGTATCCGCCAGCATCGGCATTGCGACCTATCCTGAAAACGGCAACGCCGTCGATGAGATTATTCAAAGCGCCGACTCGGCCATGTATGCCGCCAAAGCCCATCCGGAAACGCATATCTGTTTCGCCCCGCCAAAGGCGCAGAAGGAATAG
- a CDS encoding aspartate ammonia-lyase: MGRLEKDFLGERELPEDAYYGIHTLRAMENFAVSGEKVHSELICALGVVKQAAAESNMKLGRLEERLGQAIFQAAGEIASGQWQEFFLVDAFQGGAGTSTNMNANEVIANRAIEILGGVKGDYSLVHPLDHVNMSQSTNDVYPTALRIAAIKLLLPLAEACANLQGALQRKEEEFAGILKLGRTELQDAVPITVGQSFSAWAEAISRDRWRLYKVEERLRKVNLGGTAVGTGLNAPRKYIYMVIERLRSLSGLGLARDENGVDGTQNADVFVEVSGLLKACAVTLQKISGDLRLLSSEPFGELRLPQLQAGSSIMPGKVNPVMPEMISQVAYQVMARDLAITLAAQSGQLELNAFYPLIAANLLPALDSLAKGMNLFAEKCIEGIEAVPEACRRHLEKSTAVATVLAPLLGYEKAADLAQESRRSGRQVLELLLEQKLLSEEEMERWLQDRHLTHAGVVGEEIKA; the protein is encoded by the coding sequence ATGGGACGGCTGGAAAAAGACTTTTTGGGAGAACGGGAACTGCCAGAAGACGCATACTATGGCATTCATACGCTGCGCGCCATGGAAAACTTCGCCGTATCCGGCGAAAAAGTACACTCAGAGCTGATTTGCGCGCTTGGTGTCGTGAAACAAGCGGCGGCGGAAAGCAATATGAAGCTGGGACGGCTGGAAGAGCGGCTGGGACAAGCCATCTTTCAAGCAGCCGGCGAGATAGCTTCAGGGCAATGGCAGGAATTCTTCTTGGTGGACGCCTTTCAAGGAGGCGCAGGCACGTCTACCAATATGAATGCAAACGAAGTCATCGCTAATAGGGCTATTGAAATTTTAGGTGGCGTTAAAGGAGACTATAGCCTGGTTCACCCTTTGGATCATGTGAATATGTCACAGTCGACGAATGACGTCTATCCTACAGCGCTACGTATTGCGGCCATCAAGCTGCTGTTGCCGTTGGCGGAAGCTTGTGCCAATCTGCAAGGGGCTTTGCAGCGCAAAGAAGAAGAATTTGCCGGTATCCTTAAGTTGGGACGTACAGAACTGCAGGATGCCGTGCCGATTACCGTTGGTCAGTCTTTTTCCGCGTGGGCAGAAGCAATCAGCCGCGACCGCTGGCGTCTTTATAAAGTAGAAGAGCGCTTGCGCAAGGTCAATCTTGGCGGCACGGCGGTAGGAACTGGTTTGAATGCTCCGCGCAAGTACATTTATATGGTGATTGAACGGTTGCGCAGCTTGAGCGGCTTGGGGCTGGCGCGGGATGAAAACGGCGTGGACGGAACCCAAAATGCCGATGTCTTTGTGGAAGTTTCAGGCTTACTTAAAGCTTGCGCTGTAACACTCCAGAAAATTAGCGGCGATTTACGTTTGCTTTCGTCAGAGCCTTTTGGCGAACTGCGCTTGCCGCAGCTTCAAGCGGGGTCCTCCATTATGCCTGGCAAAGTGAATCCGGTGATGCCGGAAATGATCTCTCAAGTAGCATATCAGGTGATGGCGCGGGATTTGGCCATTACCTTAGCGGCGCAAAGCGGGCAGTTGGAATTGAACGCGTTTTATCCTCTGATTGCTGCTAATCTATTGCCAGCTTTGGACAGTTTGGCAAAAGGGATGAATTTATTTGCGGAAAAATGCATTGAAGGCATTGAAGCGGTTCCGGAAGCTTGCCGGAGGCATTTAGAAAAAAGTACGGCTGTAGCTACTGTATTAGCGCCGCTTTTGGGATACGAAAAGGCGGCTGACTTGGCTCAAGAATCGCGGCGCAGCGGACGGCAAGTATTGGAACTTTTGTTGGAGCAAAAACTGCTGAGCGAAGAGGAAATGGAACGTTGGCTGCAAGATAGGCATCTTACCCATGCCGGTGTTGTGGGCGAAGAAATCAAAGCATAG
- the trpA gene encoding tryptophan synthase subunit alpha — translation MNKLTQAFAKGKAFIPFVTAGDPSLDVTEQLVLQMAAAGADLIELGIPFSDPVAEGPVIQEADIRALAAGTTTDKIFEMVGRVRKTCQVPMAFMTYINPIFTYGAARFLQNCQAVGIDALIVPDMPYEEKQELLPFCQKHDVRLISMIAPTSNQRIQTIASDAEGFLYCVSSMGVTGVRQELGNHVAAMIQTAKEAKDIPCAIGFGISTPQQAAAMAAVSDGAIVGSAIVKIVAQYGQECVPHVAKYVREMVQAVKAVQ, via the coding sequence ATGAATAAGTTAACACAAGCCTTTGCCAAAGGAAAAGCCTTTATTCCTTTCGTTACGGCAGGCGATCCATCGCTCGATGTGACAGAGCAGCTCGTGTTGCAGATGGCAGCAGCTGGAGCCGATTTAATTGAGCTGGGGATTCCTTTTTCCGATCCCGTCGCCGAAGGACCAGTCATTCAAGAGGCCGATATTCGCGCGTTGGCGGCAGGCACGACGACGGATAAGATTTTTGAGATGGTAGGGAGAGTTCGCAAAACCTGTCAGGTGCCTATGGCTTTCATGACCTATATCAATCCTATTTTTACGTATGGAGCGGCCCGGTTTTTGCAAAATTGCCAAGCAGTCGGCATTGATGCGCTGATTGTTCCGGATATGCCGTATGAAGAAAAGCAGGAATTGCTGCCGTTTTGCCAAAAACACGATGTGCGTTTGATTTCCATGATTGCGCCAACTTCCAACCAGCGTATCCAGACTATTGCTAGTGATGCTGAAGGTTTTTTATATTGCGTATCCTCCATGGGTGTGACCGGAGTGCGTCAAGAGTTGGGGAATCATGTAGCGGCGATGATTCAGACGGCTAAAGAAGCAAAAGATATTCCCTGTGCGATTGGCTTTGGCATTTCCACGCCTCAGCAGGCTGCTGCGATGGCTGCCGTATCAGATGGAGCCATTGTGGGCAGTGCTATTGTAAAAATCGTAGCCCAGTATGGCCAAGAGTGTGTACCACATGTGGCAAAGTATGTGCGTGAAATGGTGCAGGCAGTAAAAGCAGTACAATAA
- the thpR gene encoding RNA 2',3'-cyclic phosphodiesterase, whose product MRLFIAIELSASVRTALESVQQEIRRKMIKGRFSPGSNLHLTLSFLGETKPELAQGLTPFLQEVANLEKPFSLRFAKQLRYFGVKKPVGVVWLGLHGELKPLRQLQGLVVQAVEKAGLSQEERPYIPHITLARNCVFSPEVLLAQGEIEILTPRPPAFEVTGFSLMISELMEGKRVYRALERFTFPKAGL is encoded by the coding sequence ATGCGGCTTTTTATTGCTATAGAACTGTCTGCGTCAGTGAGGACGGCTCTTGAAAGCGTGCAGCAGGAGATAAGAAGAAAGATGATCAAAGGACGATTTTCCCCTGGAAGCAATTTGCACTTGACGCTGTCTTTTTTAGGCGAGACGAAGCCAGAACTAGCCCAGGGATTGACTCCGTTCTTGCAGGAAGTGGCAAACTTAGAGAAACCATTTTCTTTGCGCTTTGCTAAACAACTGCGTTACTTTGGAGTGAAAAAACCAGTCGGAGTGGTTTGGCTTGGATTACATGGGGAACTCAAGCCGTTGCGGCAACTGCAAGGCCTTGTTGTGCAAGCCGTGGAGAAAGCGGGGCTATCGCAAGAAGAACGCCCGTATATTCCTCATATTACGCTGGCTCGTAACTGTGTATTTTCACCAGAGGTGCTTTTGGCGCAGGGAGAAATTGAAATTTTAACGCCAAGACCGCCCGCGTTTGAAGTGACAGGCTTTTCCTTAATGATTAGTGAACTGATGGAAGGCAAAAGGGTCTATCGGGCGCTGGAGCGCTTTACATTTCCTAAAGCAGGCCTATGA
- a CDS encoding glycoside hydrolase family 3 protein produces MFGGKEKRSRAIRVILLWLCLSVVNGGLGETAAESKKTLSQEEQVEALLQGMTLEEKVGQLLWVGIAGTEADAETLGQLRELHAGGVVLFDRNMQSPAQVKNLIDALQKQTLSQSPRLPLLVSVDQEGGRVLRMREQVLPLPSQAELGSHGSAEQVENWAAENARELMYMGFNVNFAPVVDIGLGAGRSFAGEAAEVTRLARAAVLGYRKEGMFCTLKHFPGIGKAPKDPHQEVSDITVERDVLEQEDLVPFRSLIKEFDTQPPLIMVSHLRYPAYDAENPACISEALLKGVLRRELGFEGLIVTDDLEMGAMTSLYSFRDMGVMAVGAGADALLVCHNVANQKQVYTGILEAVKDGRLPAERLDEAVRRVLRTKLSLSPTQE; encoded by the coding sequence TTGTTTGGCGGAAAAGAAAAGCGTAGCAGAGCAATCCGTGTGATTTTGCTGTGGTTGTGCTTGAGCGTAGTGAATGGCGGCTTGGGAGAAACAGCGGCGGAGTCAAAAAAAACGTTATCTCAAGAGGAACAAGTGGAAGCGTTGCTGCAAGGGATGACCTTGGAAGAAAAAGTGGGTCAGTTGCTGTGGGTCGGCATTGCGGGAACCGAGGCGGATGCGGAGACATTAGGACAACTGAGGGAATTGCATGCAGGAGGCGTTGTTTTATTTGATCGCAACATGCAAAGCCCCGCCCAAGTGAAGAATCTTATTGACGCTTTGCAAAAACAAACACTATCGCAATCACCACGTCTCCCGCTTCTTGTTAGCGTAGATCAAGAAGGCGGCCGGGTGCTGCGTATGAGGGAACAGGTGCTGCCGTTGCCGTCGCAGGCGGAGCTAGGTTCGCATGGCAGCGCCGAACAGGTGGAGAACTGGGCGGCGGAAAATGCGCGTGAACTTATGTACATGGGCTTTAATGTAAACTTTGCGCCTGTAGTAGATATAGGACTGGGGGCGGGACGCTCTTTTGCTGGTGAAGCAGCAGAAGTGACTCGTTTGGCGAGGGCTGCTGTATTGGGCTACCGCAAAGAAGGCATGTTTTGTACGTTGAAGCATTTTCCCGGTATAGGCAAAGCTCCCAAGGATCCGCACCAGGAGGTTTCCGATATTACGGTAGAGCGGGATGTGTTAGAGCAGGAAGATTTGGTCCCTTTTCGAAGCTTGATCAAGGAATTTGATACGCAGCCGCCATTGATTATGGTCTCACATCTGCGATATCCGGCGTATGACGCCGAGAATCCTGCCTGTATTTCGGAGGCTTTGCTTAAGGGTGTACTGCGCAGGGAACTTGGTTTTGAAGGTCTGATTGTGACGGATGACCTGGAAATGGGTGCCATGACGTCCCTTTATTCCTTTCGTGACATGGGGGTAATGGCTGTGGGGGCAGGAGCGGATGCACTTCTGGTTTGTCACAATGTGGCTAACCAGAAGCAGGTATATACAGGAATATTGGAAGCGGTCAAAGATGGACGTTTGCCGGCGGAACGCCTGGATGAAGCGGTGCGGCGCGTTTTGCGGACGAAACTGTCTTTGTCGCCAACGCAGGAGTAG
- the hydF gene encoding [FeFe] hydrogenase H-cluster maturation GTPase HydF, translating to MNTTPRGNRLHIALFGRRNAGKSSLINALTNQELAIVSEFAGTTTDPVYKSMEILPLGPVVVIDTAGLDDTGELGELRVAKSLEVLAKTDLALIIMDVENGCGEPEQEIAALCATKKIPVIAVINKQDQAKATPEQLEAWQGALQAAEMVSVSALQRKGIGDLKIAMVKTAPLLFEQPTIVGDLLQPGDTAVLVTPIDLAAPKGRLILPQVQVIRDILDSDAMAYVVKERELKECLGNLKKTPRIVITDSQAFLKADADTPPDVLLTSFSILFARYKGDLETLVKGAKALLALKPGDRVLMSEGCTHHRVEDDIGTVKIPRWIRQYVGGELEFSWSSGTTLPKDLSSYQVIVHCGACMLNRRDMLARMMAAQQQQVPIVNYGVAIAALQGILPRALSPFPQLADLL from the coding sequence ATGAATACAACTCCCAGAGGCAACCGACTTCATATTGCGCTTTTTGGGCGCAGAAACGCCGGGAAATCAAGTTTGATCAACGCTTTGACCAACCAGGAATTGGCGATTGTTTCGGAATTTGCCGGGACGACGACGGATCCGGTATATAAGTCTATGGAAATTCTGCCGCTAGGCCCGGTGGTCGTTATTGATACGGCTGGCTTGGACGATACTGGTGAACTGGGAGAATTGCGAGTGGCAAAGTCGCTGGAGGTGTTGGCGAAGACGGATTTGGCGTTAATTATTATGGATGTAGAAAATGGCTGCGGCGAGCCAGAGCAAGAGATTGCCGCTCTTTGTGCAACGAAAAAAATTCCGGTGATTGCGGTGATCAATAAACAAGATCAAGCGAAAGCTACCCCAGAACAGCTGGAAGCTTGGCAAGGGGCTTTGCAGGCGGCGGAGATGGTTTCTGTGAGCGCCTTGCAGCGCAAAGGCATCGGCGATTTGAAGATTGCCATGGTGAAAACAGCGCCTCTTCTTTTTGAACAGCCGACGATTGTAGGCGATTTACTGCAGCCTGGGGATACGGCGGTGTTGGTGACGCCTATTGATTTGGCGGCCCCTAAAGGCAGGCTGATTTTGCCGCAGGTGCAAGTTATTCGGGATATTTTGGATTCCGACGCTATGGCGTACGTAGTCAAGGAACGGGAGCTTAAAGAATGTCTGGGAAATTTGAAAAAAACACCCCGCATCGTCATTACAGACTCACAGGCGTTCTTAAAAGCTGACGCCGATACGCCGCCGGATGTATTGTTGACGTCTTTCTCCATTCTCTTTGCTCGCTATAAGGGAGATTTGGAAACACTGGTTAAAGGGGCAAAGGCTTTGCTGGCTTTAAAACCTGGCGATCGGGTTTTGATGAGTGAAGGCTGTACGCATCATCGCGTGGAGGACGATATCGGAACGGTGAAAATTCCTCGCTGGATCCGGCAGTATGTTGGGGGCGAACTTGAATTTTCTTGGTCCAGCGGTACAACGCTGCCTAAAGATTTGTCTTCCTATCAAGTTATTGTTCATTGCGGCGCCTGCATGCTGAACCGGCGGGATATGCTGGCGCGCATGATGGCGGCGCAGCAGCAGCAAGTGCCAATTGTCAATTATGGTGTGGCCATTGCGGCGTTGCAGGGGATCTTGCCGCGGGCGCTTTCTCCGTTTCCGCAGCTAGCGGATCTACTGTAA